From Balneola sp. MJW-20:
GGTTTCCAGTTCGGAAGAACAAAAAAATAAACCGGACCTCAGAACAAAACTGAAGCATCTGGGACTGTTCCTGCTCACGTTTCTTTTCGTGACATTATCAGGAGCCAACTTTGTAGGATTTGAACCTGTTCTCTTTCCTGTTGCCATGCCGGGTACAGAGGATATTCTTCGCGGACTACTTTTTGCAGTATTGTTTCTGGGTTTTCTTACCACTCACGAATTCGGTCATTATTTTGCAGCTGTTTATCATAAAGTGAGGGTAACCCTTCCATATTACATTCCGCTTCCTGTCGGGATCGGTACTCTCGGAGCGGTGATCCGGATCAAGGAAAGAGTCCGTAAAGTAACTCAGCTTTTTGATATTGGGGTAGCAGGACCTGTTGCAGGTTTTATCGTATCGCTGATCATTCTGATCATTGGTTTTATAAACCTTCCCGAACCTGAATTCATGCTTAATTTTGCCGGTCATGAAGAACTTAAAGAATACATAATTGAAACCGGAGAATATCCTGATTTTATTACAGATGACAACGGGGAAGGGGTCCTGACAGTCGGTAATACACTCCTCTTTTCCTTAATGTCATCTTTTGCGGACAATATGCCTCCGATGTGGGAGATGTATCATTTCCCCTTTTTATTTGCTGGATGGCTGGGCCTTTTCTTTACCGCCCTCAACCTTATGCCGGTAGGCCAGCTGGATGGCGGCCACATTCTTTATTCTCTGATCGGATATAAAAAGCACAAGATCGTTGCCCGGATCTTCTTTACCGGTCTTACCATCCTGGCCGGTATTGAAATGATCCCATTGCTTTCAGATCTCTTAACTCAGTATTTAGGATTTGGTTTAGGCAGCTGGTTTATCTGGGGAAGTATTTTATACCTGGTGATGCAGAAAGCTTTCCGGTACGATACCGTCTGGATCAATGCGATGCTGGCGATATCCCTGGCTGTTACACTTATTTATAATTTCATCTTTCCACCTGAACAGATCGGTCAGGGATCTTTGATCTGGGTGGTCTGGACCTTTATCACAGCCTTCTTTATCGGTGTGGAACATCCGCCGGTTCAGCAGGAAGAAGAATTAACCTTCGGACGACGTGTGATAGGATGGATAAGTATGCTTATATTTGTACTCTGTATTAGTATTAATCCCTTATTTACAAGTTAATGAGATCATACCCCTTATTTTTTATCCTGATATTTGTTCTATTTTCAGCCTGTTCAAATGAGCAGCAAACTGAAGAAGCCCAGGTAAGCGTACAGGGTGAAGTTCAGCCACCTGATTTTGAAGCATTAATCACTGATCTGCAAAACAAAGAACAGACTGACGCAGTTAAAGCTGAACTTGAACAGGCTCATTATGATTATGGTATTTTCCTGATCTATAATGCGGACCCTTCACAAATGCGCGAAAACGCTAATAAAGCTCTTAAGGAATTTATTGCTGTGCTCAGGCTTAATCCTGACAATGAAAAAGCAATGGCAGAGATCGATCAGATCATGAGCATTTATGCTACCTTTCCTGACCGTTCTCCCGATGAAGAGATCGTACAGGAGCTGAGAGACCTCGGGTTCAACTACTAATGAGTGAATCTAGCAGTACACCAACCATAAAAAACAGAAAAGCTTCTCACGATTATCATATCGATGAGACCTATGAGGCCGGTATTGTTTTACAAGGGACTGAAGTAAAGTCCCTCCGGCAGGGCAAAGCCAGCTTCACTGATACCTTTGCCTACCTTCAGAAAGGAGAGGTTTGGTTACGGGACCTCTATATCAAACCCTACGAACATGGTTCCTATTATAATCACGACCCTAGACGTCCACGTAAACTCTTGCTGAGCAAAAAGCAGATCGAAGAGCTTGATAAAGCTATTTCCCAGAAAGGCTACACAATCATACCGCTCAAGATATATTTCAAGAGAGGCTACGCAAAAGTACTCCTCGGTCTGGCCAGGGGTAAAAAGAAATATGATAAGAGAGAGTCGATCAAAGAGAAAGATATCAAGAAACAGATCGACCGGAATGTTAAAGGCTCCTACAAAATAAACCTTTAAGCCTTAAGCTATTAAATAGCAGACTTTCCACTACATCTAATCTTATTTCGGTTCTTTATCATAGGGTATGGGACCTGAAATTGAAATAATCTGGAAATTGCTTTCATCGGTAGGTGTAGGTGCCCTGATCGGGACCGAAAGAGGCTGGCATGGCAGGAAAGAGGATGAGGGAGACCGGGTAGCCGGTATCAGAACCTTCAGTCTGGTCGGGCTGCTGGGCGGTATCTGGGCGGCAGTTACCCCTTATACCGGAGAATGGATCCTCGGACTGGTCTTTTTGGGTCTGTCCGCCTTAATCGTAGTCTCATACATTTATGAGATTCGTGTCCATGAGAGTGATGATATAGGAATTACTACTGAAGTAGCTTTGCTGCTCACCTTTGCACTCGGTGCGTGGGCATCTTTCGGACATCAACTGGAAGCGATCGGATGTGCCGTAGCGGTTACCGCAATTTTAAGCCTTAAGCCTCTATTACATACATGGCTCAGAAAAGTGGAAACTGAAGTGATCTACGCCGGCATTAAATTACTGGTTATATCGGCGATCATTCTGCCTGTTTTACCCAATAAAGGATTCGGACCCTGGGGAACATTAAATCCATACTGGATCTGGCTTATGGTCGTACTAATATCAGCACTATCATTTCTGGGGTATTTGCTGGTCCGCTATTTCGGGGAAAATCAGGGTACTACTCTTACTGCTATAATTGGTGGATTAGCCTCTTCAACAGCCGTGACCATCAGCCTGGCAGAGTTTGCCCGACAGAAACAACATAATGCCGTTCGTTATCTAATTGCCGGTGTTCTTGTTGCGTCTTCAGTAATGTTTGTTAGAGTCTTTACTGAAGTTGCGATCATTAACCCACAGCTTCTTTACCCGGTCTGGATACCACTTGCTGTCATGCTGGTTCTGACATCAGGATGCGTGTTATGGCTCTGGATAGCATCAAATAAAGAACCGGAACCTAATAGCCCGGAACTTGAACTCGGGAACCCCCTAAAGCTGCCGACAGCATTAAAGTTTGGGGCATTGCTTGCAGTCATCCTTGTAATGGCAACTGCTCTACAGAATTGGTTCGGAGACCAAGGTATTTATCTACTTGCTTTATTATCGGGCCTGATGGATGTGGACGCGATCACTCTCTCCTTATCCAAAATGGCTTATAACGAAATTAGCAGTTTTGTTGCCACTATGGGGATCGTTATTGCCGTGATCTCAAATACCTTGTTCAAAGGAGGACTTTTTCTTTTTCTTGCCGGCTTCAAAAAGGCTAAACAACTGATATGGATGATGCTTTTAATCGCCGTAGGCGGAATCCTAAGTTCACTGTTCTTCATCGGGTAGATTAATAACAAAACCCCATCCTGTTAGGACGGGGTCTTGATGTAGATCGTAGGGAATGCCTGTAAGCCGGATTCTGTCTTGGATGATCATTTATCTGATGCGTTCCACCCGATGGCGTCACGGCAAGCGACGTATACCATCTGCATGAACTTGCACCCCGCGAGGTTTTCCGAGCCCCCTGACGTCACCGTCAGGGGCGGTGAGCTCTTACCTCACCTTTTCACCTTTTCCCCCGAATGATCGGGGGTAGTCTGTTTTCTGTGGCACTGTCTGTCATTCCGGAATTCCTTCCGGAAAGCCTCTCCTTCGCCCTTAGGATCGGAGAGCGCGGTACTTGCAGGTGTCCGGACTTTCCTCCCCTCTCCGACCTGAGTCGGAAAAAGGCGATCATCTGGCATTCCCATTTTGAATATACCAAAAATTGAGATGATTCAGCTTATACAAACAAAAAAGGAGAGTCCTTTGACTCTCCCTTTAGACAGATCTGCATATCACGACTAAATGGACAATTCTTCCTTGGCATTATTGAAGAAAGACTGGTCAACCACGATACGTCCGCTGTTCTCATCGATGATGATCTTATTCATGCGGCGAACCTCTACCTGAGTCTGTGGCGGAAGTGCCATACCCAGAGCGGCTCCGCGATCCATCGCAACCACGGCGATACCGTTGGAAAGACCATTTCGTAGTCTTTTGTAATTTCTCATATAGCGGTCGTCGATCTCTTTGACTACATCTTCCCGCTTTTTCAACAGTTCCTCTTCCTCATCTTCGGTGGATTTGATAACCTTTTCAAGGCTGCTGTTCTTTTCGTCGTAGAGTTTCTGAGTTTCTTCGAGCTCGCTTCTTGCTTCTTCGATCTCAGGCTCGATTTCTTCCTGACGTTTTTCGATTTCAGCAAGTCTGGACTCAGCATTTTCTATGACCTGCTTTTGAGCTTCGATCTCTTTGGTTAGGGCATCATATTCACGGTTATTACGAACCGTCATCTGCTGCTCTTCGTATTTGCTCAGTTTGTCCTGTGAACTTCCGATCTCAAGCTTCAGATTATCATGCTCAACAGTAAGGTCTTGTT
This genomic window contains:
- a CDS encoding site-2 protease family protein; translation: MSNEDLSQNIFADYEVVSSSEEQKNKPDLRTKLKHLGLFLLTFLFVTLSGANFVGFEPVLFPVAMPGTEDILRGLLFAVLFLGFLTTHEFGHYFAAVYHKVRVTLPYYIPLPVGIGTLGAVIRIKERVRKVTQLFDIGVAGPVAGFIVSLIILIIGFINLPEPEFMLNFAGHEELKEYIIETGEYPDFITDDNGEGVLTVGNTLLFSLMSSFADNMPPMWEMYHFPFLFAGWLGLFFTALNLMPVGQLDGGHILYSLIGYKKHKIVARIFFTGLTILAGIEMIPLLSDLLTQYLGFGLGSWFIWGSILYLVMQKAFRYDTVWINAMLAISLAVTLIYNFIFPPEQIGQGSLIWVVWTFITAFFIGVEHPPVQQEEELTFGRRVIGWISMLIFVLCISINPLFTS
- the smpB gene encoding SsrA-binding protein SmpB, whose translation is MSESSSTPTIKNRKASHDYHIDETYEAGIVLQGTEVKSLRQGKASFTDTFAYLQKGEVWLRDLYIKPYEHGSYYNHDPRRPRKLLLSKKQIEELDKAISQKGYTIIPLKIYFKRGYAKVLLGLARGKKKYDKRESIKEKDIKKQIDRNVKGSYKINL
- a CDS encoding MgtC/SapB family protein — its product is MGPEIEIIWKLLSSVGVGALIGTERGWHGRKEDEGDRVAGIRTFSLVGLLGGIWAAVTPYTGEWILGLVFLGLSALIVVSYIYEIRVHESDDIGITTEVALLLTFALGAWASFGHQLEAIGCAVAVTAILSLKPLLHTWLRKVETEVIYAGIKLLVISAIILPVLPNKGFGPWGTLNPYWIWLMVVLISALSFLGYLLVRYFGENQGTTLTAIIGGLASSTAVTISLAEFARQKQHNAVRYLIAGVLVASSVMFVRVFTEVAIINPQLLYPVWIPLAVMLVLTSGCVLWLWIASNKEPEPNSPELELGNPLKLPTALKFGALLAVILVMATALQNWFGDQGIYLLALLSGLMDVDAITLSLSKMAYNEISSFVATMGIVIAVISNTLFKGGLFLFLAGFKKAKQLIWMMLLIAVGGILSSLFFIG
- a CDS encoding zinc ribbon domain-containing protein → MKEVLQQLTNLQYIDSRIDELKQLRGDLPEEVLDLETDIARAESKLDKLEQEKQDLTVEHDNLKLEIGSSQDKLSKYEEQQMTVRNNREYDALTKEIEAQKQVIENAESRLAEIEKRQEEIEPEIEEARSELEETQKLYDEKNSSLEKVIKSTEDEEEELLKKREDVVKEIDDRYMRNYKRLRNGLSNGIAVVAMDRGAALGMALPPQTQVEVRRMNKIIIDENSGRIVVDQSFFNNAKEELSI